The genomic interval GCGGCTTCATCAGCATGACGACGACCACGACCTTCGGCTTCTCCACGGAGAACATCCCGGCGAAGGTGAGGGCGTAGTCGTCCGGAGGGTAGGTGCCCGCCACGGGGTCGTACACGTCGGCCGTGCCCGTCTTGCCGCCCACGCTCATGCCGGGGATGCGCGACTGGCGCAGGCCGCCCGTGTCCATGACGTGGGAGAGCATGCTCCTGATGGCCTGAGCGATCTCGGGCGCCAGCACGCGGTGCGGGGCAGGCAGGGTCTCGCCCTCCACGACCGTCGGCGGTACGTAGACGCCGTCGTTGGCGAAGACGGAGTAGGCGGCCGCGATCTGCAGCGGCGTCACCGATAGGTTCTGCCCGATGCTGTTGGACGCCTGGTCCTGCGGCACCCACGTCGCCCAGTCGTTGAGGATGCCGCTGCGGCTGCTGGCGCTCGCCTGGTCGACGCCGTGGCCGAGGCCGAAGCGCCACATCCAGTCGTGCAGCTGCGCCGGCTGGAAACGTGAGCCGAGCGCGATCATGGCGGAGTTGCTCGAGTAGGCGAGCACGTCGGGCACGCTCAGGAGGGGGTCGTGGCGCGCCACGTCCCTGAACGTCTTCGTGCCGACGCGCAGCGTCATCGGCGCGTCGACGAGCTCGTTGGGGGAGAGCAGGCCGTCTTGCAGGAGGCCGGCCACGACGAGCGGCTTGATGACGGAGCCCGGCTCGTACACCTGCTGGAACGGGCGGTTCAGCATCTGGCCGCGGCTCGCGCTCTGCCAGGCGTTCGGGTCGTAGCTCGGGTAGCTGGCGGACGCGAGCACCCGGCCGGTGCCGACTTCCAGGATGATGGCCGCCCCGCTCTCCGCGGAGTGCTCGAGCGCCGCCGCTGCCAGGTGGCTCTCCGTGGCGGCCTGCAGCACGGGGTCGAGCGTCAGGGTGACGTCCTGGCCGCTCGCCAAGGTGCGATCGAGCGTGTACTCCACTCCCTCGAGCCCGTAGCGGCCGTCCGGCTGGAGCGCGCCGGTGAAGCCGAGGAGGGGGGCGGCGAGGCCGCCGAGTGGGTAGTGCCGGTCGCCCGCCGCCCCCTCGGCCAGTACCGTGCCGTCCGAGGCGAGCACGCGGCCGCGCACGACCTGTTCGACGGGCATGGCGGGGAGGTCGGTGAAACCCCGCTGCTGGAGCGTGAAGCCCGCGAGCGCGACGAGGAGCGGCAGAACGGTGGCCGGGACGAGGAGCCACGAGCGCTTGAGGCGGATGGAGGCGGGCTCGACCTGCTCCACGCGCTTCGTACCGCCGCGCGCTGCGGCCTCGGGGGCTTGCGCCCTGACGCGCGTCGCCGCGCCGCGGCGGAACGGCTTGGCGCCGGCGTTGCTCGGGGTGATCAGCGCCATACCGTGCGCACCTCCAGGCTCGGCCCCTCCACGGGTGGAACGTCGACGCTGCCCGCGGCCGCGGCGACCGCTATGCCGCCCTCCGGCACGGGCACGAAGCCCGCCGCCCTGGCCCACGCCGCCACCGCTTGCGGCGCCGTGACGGTGCCAGCCACCAGGCGTGCCCGGGCCACCGAGGCGCTCAGCTCTTCCTTGCGGTCCATCAGGTCGAGCTGGTGGCGCAACAAGCCTTGGTTGGACGCGCCCATGACGGCGAGGACGAGGAGCAGGACGAGGTAGGCCGGCAAGGCGATCCGGAACGGAGCCGGTAGTGGGACGTTCACTGGTTGACCCTTTCACCCGCTCGGAGCTTGGCGCTGCGTGCTCTCGGGTTGGTCTCGATCTCTTCCGGCGTCGCCTCGAGGGGGCGCTTGGTCAGCGCGCTCATGCGGGGCGAGTCCTTCAGGAACTGCTTCACGATGCGGTCCTCGAGCGAGTGGTACGCGAGCACCACGAGCCGCCCGCCCGGAGCGAGTAGGCGGGCCGCCGCCTCGAGGCCCTCCTGCAAGGCGCCCAGTTCGTCGTTCACGTGGATGCGTAGCGCCTGGAACGTGCGGCGCGCCGGATGCTCGCGCCGAGGGCCTGGCGGGTACGCGGAGCTCACCACCTCGGCGAGGCGACCCGTCGTCTGGATGCGTCCGCCCTCACGCGCCTCGACGATGCGCCTGGCGACGCGGCGGCTGTGGCGCTCCTCGCCGTACCGGAAGATGATGGCGGCGAGGTCCTCGAGGGAGTAGTCGTTCACGACGTCCTCCGCGCTCTCGCCCGTCGCGGACATCCGCATGTCGAGCGGGCCGTCGTGGCGGAAGGCGAAGCCGCGCCCCCCCTCGTCGAGCTGCATGGAGGAGACGCCGAGGTCGAGCAGGACGCCCGCGATGCCCCTGGCGTTGCCGAGCTCGGCAGCCGTGAGGCTCTCGACGTCCCTGAAGTTCCCGGCCACGAACCGGAGCTCGCCGGGCAGACCGGCGCGCCGCAGCGCGGCGACGTGACCGGCCGCGGCCGGGTCCTGGTCGATGGCGAGCACGTTGGCGCCGCGCTCCAGGAGCAACCGCGTATGCCCGCCGGCGCCGAAGGTGCCGTCCACGTACCAGGCGCCCGGGTGCACGGCGAGGGCCGCGAGCGTCTCCGCCGCCATGACGCTCACGTGCGGCGCGGGAGTGAGGGTGGGGGAGGCCTCCGTCAGGCTCATCCCACCAGCTCCCTGAGGAGCTCGGGGGCCGGCGGGTTCTCCTGCACGGCTCCCAAGTTCGCGAGCCAGAGCTGCTCGTTCCAGATCTCGAGGCGGTTGGGAGCCCCGACGACGATCACGTTGCCTTCGGTCTTCGCGAAGCTCCTCAGGGGGGCCGGCAGGCTGATGCGGCCCGCCGAGTCGAGCTTGGCCTTCGCCGCGCCCGAGTAGAAGAAACGCACGAAGTTGCGCGACTCCGGGTCGGTGAGGGGCA from Trueperaceae bacterium carries:
- the mraZ gene encoding division/cell wall cluster transcriptional repressor MraZ, which produces MPFGEHQYNVDDKGRVILPPAFRDFVADGMVITRGLDNCLFVFPLTAWERIEKRLVELPLTDPESRNFVRFFYSGAAKAKLDSAGRISLPAPLRSFAKTEGNVIVVGAPNRLEIWNEQLWLANLGAVQENPPAPELLRELVG
- the rsmH gene encoding 16S rRNA (cytosine(1402)-N(4))-methyltransferase RsmH, translated to MSLTEASPTLTPAPHVSVMAAETLAALAVHPGAWYVDGTFGAGGHTRLLLERGANVLAIDQDPAAAGHVAALRRAGLPGELRFVAGNFRDVESLTAAELGNARGIAGVLLDLGVSSMQLDEGGRGFAFRHDGPLDMRMSATGESAEDVVNDYSLEDLAAIIFRYGEERHSRRVARRIVEAREGGRIQTTGRLAEVVSSAYPPGPRREHPARRTFQALRIHVNDELGALQEGLEAAARLLAPGGRLVVLAYHSLEDRIVKQFLKDSPRMSALTKRPLEATPEEIETNPRARSAKLRAGERVNQ
- a CDS encoding penicillin-binding protein 2 yields the protein MALITPSNAGAKPFRRGAATRVRAQAPEAAARGGTKRVEQVEPASIRLKRSWLLVPATVLPLLVALAGFTLQQRGFTDLPAMPVEQVVRGRVLASDGTVLAEGAAGDRHYPLGGLAAPLLGFTGALQPDGRYGLEGVEYTLDRTLASGQDVTLTLDPVLQAATESHLAAAALEHSAESGAAIILEVGTGRVLASASYPSYDPNAWQSASRGQMLNRPFQQVYEPGSVIKPLVVAGLLQDGLLSPNELVDAPMTLRVGTKTFRDVARHDPLLSVPDVLAYSSNSAMIALGSRFQPAQLHDWMWRFGLGHGVDQASASSRSGILNDWATWVPQDQASNSIGQNLSVTPLQIAAAYSVFANDGVYVPPTVVEGETLPAPHRVLAPEIAQAIRSMLSHVMDTGGLRQSRIPGMSVGGKTGTADVYDPVAGTYPPDDYALTFAGMFSVEKPKVVVVVMLMKPQGDSTSTYVAAPIFRAIGSEVVAHWGVAPVAEAVAQVR